Proteins from a single region of Cytophagaceae bacterium:
- a CDS encoding sulfite exporter TauE/SafE family protein, translating to MKSKIQSVSKSVNSHYAWYIIPGVVLLVLFSILMYNYSEKFSLSNISNGLNSDFLIFLIIGVFAQLVDGTLGMGYGATSTSFLLSFGVHPAVSSMGVHVAEMFTTGVSAISHHRFGNINKKLAKMLIIPGVIGAIIGSYLLSDIIDGNKIKPFIALYMIVLATIIIIKALRKKTPKKPTKQLSLLAIFGGFMDSVGGGGWGPIVTSTLIGRGRDPRYTIGSVNAAEFAVSFASGITFLLFGGINGWQVIAGLIVGGVISAPIGAYLVNKIPRKPAMVAVGLLIIYLSLRTLSKVLF from the coding sequence ATGAAAAGCAAGATACAGAGTGTTTCAAAATCAGTTAATTCTCACTATGCCTGGTATATAATCCCGGGAGTAGTTTTATTGGTGCTGTTTTCGATTTTGATGTACAATTATTCAGAAAAATTTTCTTTAAGTAATATTTCAAATGGTCTCAATTCCGATTTTTTGATTTTTCTTATTATCGGAGTTTTTGCTCAGCTTGTAGATGGTACGTTAGGAATGGGCTATGGAGCCACTTCCACTTCATTTTTACTGTCATTTGGTGTACATCCTGCTGTAAGTAGTATGGGTGTCCATGTGGCTGAAATGTTTACTACCGGTGTATCGGCGATTTCTCATCACAGATTTGGCAATATCAATAAAAAACTGGCCAAAATGCTAATAATTCCTGGAGTAATAGGAGCCATAATTGGTAGTTATTTGCTTTCCGATATCATAGATGGCAACAAAATCAAGCCTTTCATAGCTCTATATATGATTGTTTTGGCCACCATCATTATTATCAAAGCTTTAAGAAAAAAAACACCCAAAAAACCAACCAAACAACTCAGTCTTTTGGCCATATTTGGCGGATTCATGGACTCAGTGGGTGGCGGCGGCTGGGGTCCGATTGTTACCTCAACTCTGATTGGTCGTGGTCGCGACCCACGTTATACTATCGGCTCAGTTAATGCTGCTGAGTTTGCGGTTTCCTTTGCAAGTGGAATCACTTTTCTTCTTTTTGGTGGAATAAATGGCTGGCAGGTTATCGCTGGATTGATAGTTGGCGGGGTTATTTCTGCTCCAATTGGTGCCTATTTGGTCAATAAAATCCCAAGAAAACCAGCGATGGTGGCTGTAGGATTATTGATTATCTATCTTAGCTTAAGGACTTTGTCGAAGGTTTTGTTCTAA
- a CDS encoding peroxiredoxin — MSLRLGDIAPDFTAQTTQGTINFHEWIGDSWALLFSHPADFTPVCTTELGKTALLKGEFEKKNVKVIAVSVDDLDSHNRWIPDIEEVNNVKFNFPIIADEGRKVAELYDMIHPNASEKATVRSVFIIGPDKKVKLMLTYPASTGRNFNEILRVIDSLQLTANYSVATPADWKNGEDVIIVPAVSNEQADQKFPKGYKIIKPYLRVTPQPNL, encoded by the coding sequence ATGTCACTAAGATTAGGCGATATCGCACCCGATTTCACTGCTCAGACTACTCAGGGTACTATTAATTTTCACGAATGGATCGGTGACTCATGGGCCCTGTTGTTTTCCCATCCGGCTGATTTTACCCCGGTTTGTACAACAGAATTGGGTAAAACGGCCCTTTTGAAAGGAGAATTTGAAAAGAAAAACGTAAAAGTGATTGCAGTATCGGTCGATGATCTGGATTCTCATAACCGTTGGATTCCGGATATCGAGGAAGTAAATAATGTAAAATTCAATTTCCCGATCATTGCCGACGAAGGCCGAAAAGTGGCAGAATTGTATGATATGATTCATCCCAATGCTTCAGAAAAAGCAACTGTGAGGTCAGTATTCATCATCGGACCAGACAAAAAAGTAAAACTCATGCTTACCTATCCGGCATCAACAGGTCGCAATTTCAACGAGATTTTAAGGGTAATTGACTCCTTACAATTGACAGCCAATTATTCCGTAGCCACGCCTGCCGACTGGAAAAACGGTGAAGACGTGATTATCGTTCCGGCCGTAAGCAATGAGCAAGCCGACCAGAAATTTCCGAAAGGATATAAAATAATCAAACCCTATTTGAGAGTAACACCTCAGCCAAATCTTTAA
- a CDS encoding redoxin domain-containing protein, translated as MREQVFDPAFWDTEIKIQKNNSRIFPLQKGAKVQNFEMEIIKSSNLKSVEKRMSEQYFKSGIKVLSFLPNCWNEYARTHLARLNESSREIKALGGEICLVVNAAQEQIFEFIDDQKPEFSVIRDNNFRIAGKFGVFSEHHQPWQFIPGIQEDGPFPGIFVINKKSEIGFSYVDQTFERPFSFLEVAVAVYAENQKQNWQHFEFSKKSRAYN; from the coding sequence ATGAGAGAGCAAGTATTCGATCCTGCATTTTGGGACACAGAAATTAAGATTCAGAAAAACAATTCAAGAATTTTCCCTCTACAAAAAGGGGCGAAAGTCCAGAACTTTGAAATGGAGATTATTAAATCTTCCAATCTGAAATCTGTGGAAAAACGAATGTCAGAACAATACTTTAAGTCAGGGATAAAAGTACTCAGCTTTTTACCCAACTGCTGGAACGAATACGCTCGCACTCATTTGGCAAGGCTCAACGAATCTTCCCGTGAAATCAAAGCATTGGGAGGAGAAATATGTCTGGTGGTCAATGCCGCTCAGGAACAAATTTTTGAATTTATTGACGATCAAAAACCTGAATTCTCGGTTATCAGAGACAATAATTTCAGAATTGCTGGAAAATTTGGTGTATTTAGTGAGCATCATCAACCCTGGCAATTTATCCCCGGAATTCAGGAGGATGGGCCTTTTCCGGGAATTTTTGTAATCAATAAAAAATCTGAGATAGGATTTTCCTATGTAGACCAGACTTTTGAAAGGCCATTCTCTTTTCTTGAAGTGGCTGTGGCGGTATATGCTGAAAATCAAAAACAAAATTGGCAGCATTTTGAATTTAGCAAAAAATCCAGGGCTTATAATTGA
- a CDS encoding isoprenylcysteine carboxylmethyltransferase family protein codes for MHPQKKDYWLVSMQFLLFGIFFLPISAKYSSPEILKYSGLALFILGLFVVFASLFNLDKSLTAYPTPKIDGKLISTGFYRLVRHPIYSGLIFTFLGYALYRESWYKIIITVILTVLFHFKTQYEEKKLIEKYPDYPDYKNKTGKFLPKFLK; via the coding sequence ATGCACCCTCAAAAAAAAGATTATTGGTTGGTAAGTATGCAGTTTTTACTGTTTGGAATTTTCTTTTTGCCCATATCAGCCAAATATTCATCGCCAGAAATTTTGAAATATTCCGGGCTGGCACTTTTCATTTTGGGCTTATTCGTAGTCTTTGCCTCTCTTTTCAACCTTGACAAAAGCTTAACGGCCTATCCCACTCCCAAAATAGATGGCAAGCTAATTTCCACTGGCTTTTACCGGCTGGTGAGGCATCCCATTTATTCCGGTTTAATCTTTACTTTTCTTGGATATGCATTGTATAGAGAGTCATGGTATAAAATAATTATTACTGTGATCCTAACTGTTTTGTTTCATTTCAAAACCCAATACGAGGAAAAAAAATTGATTGAAAAATATCCTGACTATCCCGATTACAAGAATAAAACCGGGAAGTTTCTACCTAAATTTTTAAAATAA
- a CDS encoding LytTR family transcriptional regulator DNA-binding domain-containing protein, whose protein sequence is MKIKTLLIDDEALARSLVQNFIKNDPDFEVVGEAENGFEAMKLINELKPDLIFLDIQMPKLTGLELLELLPQPPLVVFSTAYDQYAIEAFEKNAIDYLLKPFSKDRFLKALEKVKEKIASKVDPAEEIKPLLNSSFLSDKQLDRVVIKDGHKIEVIPFDDITYLETYGDYVWIHTQKGKFLKQKTMKEFENMLPATFLRVHRSFLVNGSFIQKLELYEKNTYQLLLKNGVKIGVSKSGYKELKETLGW, encoded by the coding sequence ATGAAAATAAAAACCTTACTCATTGACGACGAAGCACTTGCAAGGTCGTTGGTGCAAAATTTTATAAAAAATGACCCTGACTTTGAGGTAGTAGGTGAGGCAGAAAATGGCTTTGAGGCCATGAAACTTATCAATGAACTTAAACCCGATCTCATTTTTCTGGATATCCAGATGCCCAAGCTGACCGGTCTTGAATTACTCGAGCTTCTACCCCAGCCTCCACTGGTGGTATTTTCTACAGCTTATGACCAATATGCCATCGAGGCTTTTGAAAAAAATGCCATTGATTATTTATTGAAACCATTTTCAAAAGACCGCTTCCTGAAAGCCCTGGAAAAAGTAAAAGAAAAAATCGCAAGCAAAGTTGACCCTGCCGAGGAAATCAAACCATTGTTAAACTCAAGTTTTCTTTCTGACAAGCAATTGGATCGTGTAGTAATCAAAGACGGACATAAGATTGAGGTCATTCCTTTTGACGACATCACGTATCTGGAAACTTATGGCGACTATGTGTGGATTCATACCCAAAAAGGGAAGTTTTTGAAGCAAAAAACCATGAAAGAGTTTGAAAATATGCTTCCGGCTACTTTTTTGAGGGTTCACCGTTCTTTTCTTGTCAATGGTTCATTTATCCAAAAACTCGAACTTTACGAGAAAAATACTTATCAGCTATTGTTGAAAAACGGCGTGAAAATAGGAGTAAGTAAAAGTGGTTATAAAGAATTGAAAGAGACCCTGGGGTGGTAA
- a CDS encoding aldo/keto reductase, whose protein sequence is MEKIYLSDSGPKVSKAIYSFWRWEKENDLNEETAKNVIKHCIDLGINTFDLGNQETSSEFQKLFFSEIAHLGIKREEVVLFAKFGQQITDGIPHYNNTKSYLLQSLDKFLSAQKLEYIDIFLLDGLDYIADIEEIASTLEYIVHTGKAKHIGIANLNNSQHQLLSSFLHIPIVTSHIELSLLKPEAIFDGRLDFIKEKYSKPLVWAPLAGGEILKGEGEKAVKIRKVLTEIGQRENLNVEKLAVAWLIQLGALPIIGSLNLERIKNAAEATELKLKRSDWYRIFNVI, encoded by the coding sequence ATGGAAAAAATATATTTGAGCGATAGTGGTCCGAAAGTTTCGAAGGCAATTTACAGTTTTTGGAGATGGGAAAAAGAAAATGATTTAAATGAAGAAACTGCTAAAAATGTAATCAAACATTGCATTGATCTGGGTATCAATACCTTTGACTTAGGTAATCAGGAAACCAGCTCAGAATTTCAAAAACTGTTTTTTAGCGAAATTGCTCATTTGGGTATTAAACGGGAAGAGGTAGTGCTATTTGCAAAATTTGGACAACAAATCACTGACGGTATTCCCCATTACAACAATACAAAGTCTTATTTGCTCCAAAGTCTCGACAAATTTCTTTCGGCACAAAAACTGGAATATATTGACATTTTCTTACTCGATGGCCTCGATTATATAGCTGATATAGAAGAGATTGCGTCAACTTTAGAATACATTGTCCATACCGGAAAGGCCAAACATATAGGTATCGCCAACCTTAACAACAGCCAACATCAATTGCTTTCAAGCTTTTTACATATTCCCATTGTAACGAGCCACATTGAGCTGAGTTTACTGAAACCCGAAGCGATATTTGATGGCAGACTTGATTTTATCAAAGAAAAATATTCCAAACCTTTGGTATGGGCACCGCTGGCAGGAGGTGAAATCCTGAAAGGTGAAGGTGAAAAAGCTGTCAAAATCAGAAAAGTATTGACAGAAATTGGCCAGAGAGAAAATCTTAACGTTGAAAAACTGGCCGTTGCCTGGTTGATACAATTAGGGGCATTACCAATTATTGGCTCTTTGAACCTCGAAAGGATAAAAAATGCTGCCGAAGCCACCGAACTAAAACTAAAACGCAGTGATTGGTACAGAATTTTTAATGTGATTTAA
- a CDS encoding TonB-dependent receptor, producing MKKILKTTFSIWAILISVSAFSQNNPQINANIKGKVIDAITNEPLIGATVSIKGTTNGGQTDVNGEFKLTTGQKLPFTLIITYVGYQTKEETINSSDITLKLEPLSNILSDVIITSRRRQESAQEVPIPISIIRGSSAEDAGAFNVNRLKELVPTVQLYASNPRNTTLNIRGLGSTYGLTNDGIDPGVGFYLDGVYLARPAATALDFIDIEQLEVLRGPQGTLYGKNTTSGAFNITSRLPEFKPGGSFEVSYGNYGYIQAKASVTGPLSKTLAARISFSGTQRDGTLFNVHTNRNINDINNQGIRGQLLFTPSDKIKISLTGDATSQKPDGYGWAVAGVVTTKRAAYRQFNAIIADLGYTIPYKSAFERKVDLDTQSKADNGLGGVSLNADFKIGGGTLTSTTAYRYWKWIPLNDRDYIGLPVFTVSAGTSKHSQWSQEVRYSGKINEKISGVVGVYGLWQDLSTDPVHTEEAGSAQWRFAQNSTSALWKTPGLFDNFGIKTTYGIKSTSLAAFSQVDWAITEKLHVLPGLRYNYDKKVADYSRVTYGGLQTTDAALLALKNGVYTNQAFNIDADAGNFSGQLSLQYKLNKQVNTFATYSVSYKPIGINVGGLPTASGKILTELAEVKPELVNHKEFGIKTKPTKNSILNLTLFQTDIKDYQTQVQTPEPGVNRGYLANAEKVRVQGIELDGSLRAGSHLTLIAAFAYTDGKYVKFTNAPVPLEEVGGAQAFKDVSGGELPGISKYAGSIGAEYSYKGQLIGLGGNYFVGADLFYRSKFSSSPSPSQYLNIDGYSLLNARAGFRASNGISIYAWGRNIANKNYYEQLLAAPGSAGQYAGIVGDPRTYGVTLRFVF from the coding sequence ATGAAAAAAATTTTAAAAACAACATTTAGCATTTGGGCTATTTTGATTTCAGTTAGTGCTTTTTCACAAAATAACCCTCAAATCAATGCCAATATCAAAGGAAAAGTAATCGATGCCATCACCAACGAACCCCTGATAGGTGCAACCGTTAGCATCAAAGGAACCACCAATGGAGGTCAAACTGATGTAAATGGCGAATTTAAACTCACCACTGGCCAAAAACTCCCTTTTACTTTGATTATTACTTATGTTGGGTACCAAACCAAAGAAGAAACCATCAATTCAAGTGACATCACCTTAAAACTTGAGCCCCTTTCCAATATTCTTTCTGACGTAATCATCACCTCAAGGAGGCGGCAGGAATCGGCTCAGGAAGTTCCGATTCCAATATCAATCATTAGAGGTTCTTCGGCTGAAGACGCTGGGGCATTCAATGTAAACCGACTGAAAGAATTGGTGCCTACGGTGCAGCTTTACGCTTCCAATCCAAGAAATACCACCCTCAATATCAGAGGATTAGGCTCAACTTATGGCCTTACCAACGACGGTATTGACCCGGGTGTAGGTTTTTATCTGGATGGTGTCTATCTGGCAAGACCAGCTGCCACAGCCCTTGATTTTATTGATATAGAGCAATTGGAAGTGTTAAGAGGGCCACAGGGTACACTTTATGGAAAAAACACAACTTCAGGTGCTTTTAACATCACCAGCCGCCTGCCTGAATTTAAGCCAGGAGGTAGCTTTGAAGTAAGTTATGGAAACTATGGATATATCCAGGCAAAGGCTTCTGTGACAGGGCCGCTTTCAAAAACATTGGCTGCCAGGATATCATTTTCAGGTACCCAGAGAGATGGCACCCTTTTCAATGTTCATACCAATCGGAATATCAACGATATCAATAACCAGGGTATAAGAGGCCAATTGTTGTTTACCCCTTCCGACAAGATTAAAATATCTCTTACGGGAGACGCCACTTCTCAAAAACCCGATGGTTACGGCTGGGCTGTAGCCGGAGTAGTTACCACCAAGAGAGCTGCTTATCGTCAGTTTAATGCAATCATAGCTGATTTGGGATATACTATTCCATATAAAAGTGCTTTTGAGAGAAAAGTAGATTTAGATACTCAGTCAAAAGCTGATAATGGATTGGGAGGGGTTTCGTTAAATGCCGATTTTAAAATTGGTGGCGGTACACTGACATCCACTACCGCCTACAGATATTGGAAGTGGATTCCTTTAAATGACCGTGATTATATTGGTTTACCCGTATTTACAGTTTCCGCCGGAACCTCTAAACACAGCCAATGGTCGCAGGAGGTTAGATATTCGGGTAAAATCAATGAAAAAATCAGTGGTGTAGTAGGTGTATATGGACTGTGGCAAGATTTGAGCACCGACCCGGTTCATACTGAAGAAGCGGGATCTGCTCAATGGAGATTTGCTCAAAACTCAACCAGTGCCCTTTGGAAAACTCCGGGCTTGTTTGACAATTTCGGTATAAAAACCACCTATGGCATCAAATCGACCAGTTTGGCGGCCTTTTCTCAGGTGGACTGGGCGATTACCGAAAAACTGCACGTTTTGCCAGGCTTAAGATATAATTATGACAAAAAAGTAGCTGATTACTCAAGGGTAACTTATGGTGGACTACAAACTACTGATGCGGCACTTTTGGCTCTAAAAAATGGTGTATATACCAACCAGGCATTTAACATAGATGCTGATGCAGGAAACTTCTCAGGGCAATTGTCGCTCCAATATAAACTTAACAAACAAGTAAATACATTTGCCACGTATTCAGTAAGTTATAAACCCATTGGAATCAACGTTGGTGGTTTACCTACCGCCAGTGGAAAAATATTGACCGAGCTGGCAGAAGTAAAACCTGAACTGGTGAATCACAAAGAATTTGGAATAAAAACTAAACCAACCAAAAACTCAATTTTAAACCTAACATTATTCCAAACCGATATCAAAGATTATCAAACTCAGGTACAAACTCCTGAGCCTGGTGTAAACCGCGGGTATCTGGCCAATGCCGAAAAAGTAAGAGTGCAGGGTATAGAATTAGACGGTAGTTTAAGAGCTGGCAGTCATTTGACACTGATCGCAGCATTTGCTTACACCGATGGCAAATATGTGAAGTTTACCAATGCACCCGTTCCGCTTGAAGAAGTAGGTGGTGCTCAGGCATTTAAAGATGTATCAGGAGGTGAGTTACCGGGTATTTCAAAATATGCAGGTTCAATTGGTGCTGAATATTCATATAAAGGTCAACTGATAGGTTTAGGTGGTAACTACTTTGTAGGTGCCGATCTATTTTACCGTTCCAAATTCTCATCAAGCCCATCACCTTCTCAGTATCTGAATATAGATGGGTATAGTCTGTTGAATGCACGTGCCGGTTTCAGAGCATCCAATGGTATCTCGATATATGCCTGGGGCAGAAACATTGCCAATAAAAACTATTATGAGCAGCTGCTTGCAGCTCCGGGTAGTGCGGGCCAATACGCAGGCATTGTGGGTGACCCACGTACTTACGGTGTAACCTTAAGGTTTGTTTTTTAA
- a CDS encoding alpha/beta hydrolase — protein MYKYLIIPGFQGSNENHWQSHWEKKYALKTDRVTLQDFTNTEKRYWTTSIFEQIKKSDNQYIIIAHSLGALSFVHTYSRYVINNVKAALLVAPPDVEENENASFLNEFSPVPKFRFEIPVYLVASSNDHYCTLERAKEMAQSWGAELINIGAKGHINSESGIGDWPEGQQLLNKLINQN, from the coding sequence ATGTATAAATATTTAATCATTCCTGGGTTTCAGGGTTCCAACGAAAACCATTGGCAGAGTCATTGGGAAAAAAAATATGCTTTAAAGACTGATAGGGTAACACTTCAGGATTTCACCAATACAGAAAAGAGGTACTGGACAACCAGTATTTTTGAACAAATAAAAAAATCTGACAATCAATATATAATAATTGCCCACAGTCTCGGTGCTTTATCATTTGTACATACCTATTCAAGATATGTAATTAACAATGTAAAAGCGGCCTTGTTGGTTGCACCGCCTGATGTGGAGGAGAATGAAAATGCCAGTTTTCTGAATGAGTTTTCTCCTGTACCGAAATTCAGGTTTGAAATCCCTGTCTATTTGGTAGCAAGCAGCAATGACCATTATTGCACACTGGAAAGAGCCAAAGAAATGGCCCAAAGTTGGGGTGCCGAGCTCATAAACATTGGGGCAAAAGGTCATATTAATTCCGAATCAGGAATTGGCGACTGGCCGGAGGGTCAGCAATTATTGAATAAACTAATTAATCAAAATTAA
- a CDS encoding FUSC family protein: MLFKKVVLHIDSFDFFKALIVSLMLVSPMVWAYQTHQYQMGFSVLIGVMFAYFPNIEGNQRHRIYGMAVGLFWSMLVFALQLSLNGQNWWVRLPIMLILVFISSMLSVYNQRGAMVSFGGMFAVVMGFAVQSFEVPVSQILLLSLLGGMTYLVVGGLFHLFFQKRHSQLLLAECIELTAEYLEKSEQMKLGKIPNNQFQLLKIQNQINENHELLRSILMRESKIKVGSNQSRRYYLIFREMIDIYEMSLATHSDHEDIEDTFGDYKYLADPFFEGNEMIIRELYNFSECLRYNKTYEIKSDIKTSIEKIEHNISEWIAIKEIPAARDGALFLRNKIDILNKLNQKLALLFRFYYNLVEVEGFNQKKDLRFITTQDYSWKTLRSNLNTQSAIFRHSLRLSVAISLSFWVGSLTNPTFTNWIIVTCLVILRPNYGLTKSRAFSRMLGTLFGGILILVLVYFTQNRLIIGSLASVSLLLGFSFVQRNYRVASAYITFSILALYILNHQEPFDIVLSRSLFTVFGVLISWFSIYFLWPVWEKRNIKEEILQALESNRLYFMAVNEVYQTKKNIGTEYRLIRKKAFINNGNLNAAFQRMQEEPKSKKDQANNIYAVVLLNHTFLSAVASFSAYIQGHTTTQVSEEFETVSEYIEQNLLLTIAKTEGKNQEISVENEEKVSKAIESLDKKYAELNAQRNEELASGKLIMSTEMRNKLQEGKVILEQIKWLKNISESMLEAVAIL, encoded by the coding sequence ATGCTTTTCAAAAAAGTAGTATTACATATAGACTCCTTCGATTTTTTTAAGGCATTGATAGTCAGTTTGATGCTGGTGAGTCCTATGGTTTGGGCCTATCAAACCCATCAATATCAGATGGGTTTTTCGGTGTTGATTGGGGTGATGTTTGCTTATTTTCCCAACATCGAGGGCAACCAAAGGCACCGCATTTATGGCATGGCGGTAGGTTTATTTTGGTCCATGTTGGTGTTCGCTTTACAACTATCACTCAATGGTCAAAACTGGTGGGTGCGACTTCCGATTATGTTGATCCTGGTTTTTATTTCTTCCATGCTTTCTGTATATAACCAACGCGGTGCCATGGTGTCATTTGGGGGCATGTTTGCAGTCGTGATGGGATTTGCAGTACAGAGTTTTGAGGTGCCGGTTTCTCAAATTCTCCTATTGAGTCTGTTGGGAGGAATGACTTATCTGGTGGTTGGAGGATTGTTTCATTTATTTTTTCAAAAACGACACAGCCAACTATTACTGGCTGAATGTATAGAGCTTACCGCTGAATATTTGGAGAAAAGTGAACAAATGAAATTGGGAAAAATACCCAACAATCAATTTCAATTGCTAAAAATCCAAAATCAAATCAATGAAAATCATGAATTGCTGAGGTCAATCCTGATGCGGGAATCAAAAATAAAGGTAGGCTCCAATCAGTCACGCCGTTATTATCTGATTTTCAGAGAGATGATTGATATTTATGAAATGAGTCTGGCCACGCATTCTGACCATGAAGATATAGAAGATACTTTTGGTGATTATAAATATCTGGCAGATCCTTTTTTTGAGGGAAATGAGATGATTATCAGGGAATTGTATAATTTTTCGGAATGCCTCAGATACAATAAAACTTATGAAATCAAGTCTGATATAAAGACTTCAATCGAAAAAATCGAGCATAATATTTCGGAATGGATTGCAATTAAAGAGATTCCTGCGGCACGGGACGGAGCACTTTTTCTACGAAACAAAATTGATATTCTGAACAAACTCAACCAAAAACTGGCTTTGCTTTTCAGATTTTATTATAATCTTGTTGAAGTGGAGGGCTTTAACCAGAAAAAAGACCTGAGATTTATCACTACACAGGATTATTCCTGGAAAACGCTTCGTTCCAATCTAAATACACAATCGGCTATTTTCAGACATTCGTTGAGACTTTCGGTCGCTATTTCACTTAGTTTTTGGGTAGGATCACTCACCAATCCCACATTCACCAACTGGATTATTGTGACCTGTCTCGTGATTTTGCGACCTAATTACGGTCTGACAAAAAGCCGGGCTTTCAGTCGTATGCTGGGAACTCTCTTTGGGGGAATACTGATTTTGGTTCTGGTTTATTTCACACAAAACCGCCTGATTATAGGATCACTGGCATCGGTTTCCTTGTTGCTGGGTTTTTCATTTGTCCAACGAAACTACCGGGTAGCCTCTGCCTATATTACTTTTAGTATTTTGGCTTTGTATATTTTAAATCATCAGGAGCCTTTTGATATTGTGTTGAGCCGAAGCCTTTTTACAGTTTTTGGTGTTTTGATTTCCTGGTTTTCAATATATTTTCTGTGGCCGGTTTGGGAAAAACGAAATATTAAGGAGGAAATTTTGCAAGCTTTGGAGTCAAACAGACTGTATTTTATGGCTGTAAATGAGGTTTATCAAACCAAAAAAAATATTGGGACCGAATACCGCCTGATCAGGAAAAAGGCATTTATCAATAATGGCAACCTCAACGCGGCTTTTCAAAGAATGCAGGAAGAGCCGAAATCAAAGAAAGATCAGGCCAATAATATATATGCAGTGGTTCTGCTCAATCATACATTTTTGTCAGCGGTAGCAAGTTTTTCTGCTTATATTCAAGGACATACCACCACTCAGGTCTCAGAGGAATTTGAAACAGTTTCGGAGTATATCGAACAAAATCTGCTTTTGACTATTGCCAAAACAGAAGGGAAAAATCAGGAAATTTCAGTTGAAAATGAGGAAAAAGTGAGTAAGGCTATTGAATCTTTAGACAAAAAATATGCTGAACTCAATGCCCAAAGAAATGAAGAACTGGCATCAGGCAAATTAATAATGAGCACCGAAATGCGTAACAAACTTCAGGAAGGGAAAGTGATTCTGGAGCAAATCAAATGGCTCAAAAATATATCGGAAAGCATGCTGGAAGCTGTTGCGATTTTATAG
- a CDS encoding DinB family protein, with translation MSALPEIWLTCPVPEVPALLQPVAHALLQVQRELKEILVDFPEQKLWEKPKGMASVGFHLQHLSGVLDRLFTYAKSEVLTETQLLFLKNEGMENAALTIEKLIQQFDLQVAKSISQLKNTQPETLTEVRFVGRKQIPSTHIGLLFHATEHSTRHLGQLLVTVNFSK, from the coding sequence ATGAGTGCCTTACCCGAAATTTGGCTGACTTGCCCGGTTCCTGAAGTTCCTGCCCTACTACAACCTGTCGCTCACGCTTTGCTACAGGTTCAACGGGAATTAAAGGAAATCTTGGTAGATTTTCCTGAACAAAAACTTTGGGAAAAACCAAAAGGTATGGCCTCGGTGGGTTTTCATTTACAGCACCTGAGTGGAGTCCTCGACCGGCTTTTTACTTATGCCAAAAGTGAAGTTTTGACCGAAACACAGCTCCTTTTCCTGAAAAATGAAGGCATGGAAAACGCTGCCCTAACCATTGAGAAACTTATACAACAATTTGATTTACAAGTAGCAAAATCAATTTCCCAACTTAAAAACACACAACCGGAAACCTTAACTGAGGTAAGATTTGTTGGCAGAAAGCAAATACCTTCAACCCATATTGGCTTACTTTTTCATGCTACCGAGCACAGCACCCGGCACCTGGGTCAATTGTTGGTTACAGTAAATTTTTCGAAATAA